The Candidatus Methylomirabilis lanthanidiphila nucleotide sequence CGCGCTGGGCCAGGCAACTCTTCAGAGTGAGACCGCCAAACTGGTCAACGCCCTGAGGTCCCCGCAGGTTCGCGGCCGATGGGGGGAGATTGCGCTGCGGAAAACGGCGGAACTCGCCGGGATGTCGCCCCACTGTGATTTCGTGGAACAGGCGAGTGTGACAACCGGTGAAGGGCGCGTCCGTCCCGATATGGTCGTCAAGCTGCCGGCCGGACGCGAGGTGGTGGTCGATGCAAAGGTCCCGCTGGGCGGCTTTCTCGAGGCGCTGGAAGCGAAGACGGAAGAGGATCGCGACACGGCCCTTCTCAAACACGCGGCGCAGGTGAACCAGCATGTCGTGAAGCTGGCCTCGAAAGAGTACTGGGACCAGTTTGCGTCAGCGCCGGAGTTCGTCGTCCTCTTCATTCCGAACGATTCTTTTCTCGCCGCAGCCGCTGAGAAGGATCCCGTGCTGGTTGAATCGGCCCTCTCAAAGAAGGTCGTCATTGCTACGCCGGCCACGTTTATCGCCTTGCTCCGGGCCATCGCCTATGGATGGCGGCAGGAGCTGCTGACCGAGAATGCCCAGCGCATCAGTGTGTTGGGCCAGGAGCTTGCCGATCGGATGGCGACGCTTGCGGAACACCTTGTCAGGGTCGGCGGGGCCATCGGCAAGACCGTAGATTCCTATAACGCCGCGGTCGCCTCGTTCGAGAACCGCGTGTTTCCAACGGCCCGCAAGTTTCAGGCGCTCGGAGCCGGCGGTAAGAAGGAGATCCAGGAACTCCAGCCGATCGATCAGAAGCCCCGCGCCGTGACCACACTCGACATCGATGACGCTGAGTAAGTCGCGTCTATCGCGTCAATAGCGTCGTCGGGTCTTGGCGTCGTCGCGTCGATGGGGTCTATTGCGTCTATCGCGATGACGCAACCAACA carries:
- the rmuC gene encoding DNA recombination protein RmuC, translating into MTEWLTLALGLWIGAALGWAIGVARTKAGVSARLREHEARTAAAEARVEEVRQQLASAKNDFEILRENLRQAEMAAAAAEARVNEIERNLAEQRTLLEEAKARLSDTFKSLAAEALAGNNAGFLVLAEEKFKALKDEAAVDLESRRKAIETMIQPLGETLVAYQQETKALEDKRLREYSTVGEQLRAVALGQATLQSETAKLVNALRSPQVRGRWGEIALRKTAELAGMSPHCDFVEQASVTTGEGRVRPDMVVKLPAGREVVVDAKVPLGGFLEALEAKTEEDRDTALLKHAAQVNQHVVKLASKEYWDQFASAPEFVVLFIPNDSFLAAAAEKDPVLVESALSKKVVIATPATFIALLRAIAYGWRQELLTENAQRISVLGQELADRMATLAEHLVRVGGAIGKTVDSYNAAVASFENRVFPTARKFQALGAGGKKEIQELQPIDQKPRAVTTLDIDDAE